In Pyrus communis chromosome 15, drPyrComm1.1, whole genome shotgun sequence, the genomic stretch TACAAGCACACCGTCCATTGCCACTCTTCTCTCCTCAACATTCTCCTCCCCAATGGGTTTCTCCAGGTCGCAGAAAAGATCCGAATTTCCATGATTAAGGCTTCCAGTTCCCCTCAAGATGCCCTTTTCGTGCTCAAGTTTTTGCGGGAGTTGAATGGTGCCGGAGAGTTCGAGTTCAAGCTCACCCTCAGGTGCTACAATTTTCTTCTTATGTCATTGTCTAAGTTTTCCCTGCTTCAAGATTTGAAAGCTTTGTATTTGGAGATGTTAGACGATATGGTTTCTCCAAATCTGCATACTTTTAATACCATGATCAATGCTTACTGTAAAGTGGGTAATGTGGCTGAGGCAGACTTGTATTTCAGTAAGATAGGGCAGGCGGGTTTCCACCCCGATACATTTACCTACACTTCTTTGATACTGGGACATTGTAGGAATAAGGATGTGGATAGTGGTTACAGGGTTTTTAAGCTAATGCCGCAAAAGGGTTGTCAAAGAAATGAAGTTTCCTATACTAATTTGATACATGGGTTTTGCGAGGCTGATCAGATTGATGAGGCTCTAAAGTTGTTTTCTCAAATGGGGGAGGATAATTGTTTTCCAACTGTGCGGACATACACAGTTCTTATTTGCGCCTTGTGTAAATTGGGAAGGAAATTAGAAGCTATGAATCTGTTCAAAGAGATGACGGACAAGGGTTGTGAACCAAATGTTCATACTTATACTGTGCTCATTGACAGCATGTGCAAGGAAAATAAGCTTGACGAGGCAAGAAACTTGCTAAACAAGATGTTGGAGAAAAGGTTGGTTCCTAATGTTGTCACTTACAACGCAATGATTGATGGGTACTGCAAGGAGGGAGCAGTTGAGGCTGCACTTGGTATTTTGGCTTTGATGGAATCGAGTAATTGTTATCCAAATGCTCGGACGTACAATGAATTGATTTGTGGGTTTtgtaaaaggaaaaatataCACCAGGCAATGGCATTGCTTGGTAAGATGCTTGATCGGAAACTCTCACCAAGCCTATATACATACAACTCATTAATCCATGGGCAGTGTAAAATGGGTCATTTTGAGAGTGCTTACAGGTTGCTTAATTTGATGAAAGAAAGTGGTTTGGTTCCTGACCGATGGTCTTACAGTTCTCTCCTAGACACTCTCTGTAAGAGGGGCAGACTGGAAGAAGCTCATGCCCTGTTTGATTCTCTCAATGAGAAAGGCATAAAGTCAAATGACGTGATCTTTACTGCTTTGATTGATGGTTATTGCAAGGTTGGGAAAATTGACGATGCCCATTCTTTGTTTGATAGAATGCTTGCTGAAGACTGTTTGCCGAACTCATTCACTTACAATACCTTGATAGATGTGTTGTGCAAAGAAGGAAGACTGAAGGAAGCGTTATCACTGGTAGAAAAGATGTTAAGTATTGGCGTCAAAGCTACAACACATACTTATACAATTCTAATTAAACAAATGTTGAAGGAAGGGGACTTTGACCATGCTCATAGGCTTTTAAACCAGATGGTTAGTTCTGGTAATCAACCTGACCTGTTTACTTACACTACCTTTATTCATGCATATTGCGGCATAGGAAATGTAGAAGAGGCAGAGAaattgatgatgaagatgaatgAAGAAGGAATTATAGCAGATTCGTTGACTTACACATTGCTAATTGATGGATATGGGCGTATGAGATTAATTGATTGTGCATTTGATGTTCTTAAGCGCATGTTTGATGCTTGTTGTGATCCTTCGCATTATACATATTCCTTTCTGCTCAAACATCTTTCGAATGAAAAGTTGACGGAGACAAAGAATAATATGGTGGAAATTGATTTGATCCCAAAAGTCTCCTTAATTGATATTAGTGATGTGTGGAAGACAATGGATTTTGACATTGCTTTAGAGCTCTTTGAAAAAATGGCTGGACATGGTTGTGCACCCAGTACCAACACTTATGAAAAACTTATAGTAGGTCTTTGCAAAGAGAGGCGCTTGGAAGTAGCCCAGAGGTTATACAGTCAtatgagagaaaagaaaatttctcCAAGTGAGAATATTTATAATTCTCTTCTTAACTGTTGCTGTACATTGCAAAAGTATGGAGAGGCAGCAACCTTGGTGGATGCGATGATTGAGGATGGTTATTTACCGACACTGGAGTCCTCCACGTTGCTTGTATGCGGGCTTCTTGATGAAGAGAAGACTGAGAAGGCAAAAGCAATTTTTCGTACTTTGCTTCTTTGCGAATATAATTACGATGAAGTAGCTTGGAAAGTTCTATTTGATGGTTTACTTAAGAGGGGTTTTGTCAATATATGCTCTGAGCTCATAAGCATCATGGAGAAGATGGGTTGCCAGCTTCATCCTCAGACATATTCAATGTTGATTGAGGGAATGGATGGTCCGTAAAAATGTTGGTTTCTGGTATTTAATTCGTTATCTGTGAGCACTACTACAAGTGGAAGTgattttaaaacattaaattCCCAGAGATCTGTGTAAGCATTATGCATTGTGAATACTGAGCGTTTACACAATAAAATGCTACAAAAGCTCGTTATTGATGTCTCAGGAGAATATGATACTGGATTTGTAGTCTTTGCAGTCTTTATTTGCGCTGTGAATATGCAGTCTCTTCAGCAAGTACAATATGTTTCTCTGGGACGAGGACCTTGCCTTTGTTGACTCAAAATGGTAAGTATGACTGGTACATTTTGGTAGAATGATCTTGGCATCTCTGTGGTGATTGTTATATTTCACTGTTTTGGCTGATTTGATGTTTTAGATTAACGATACATGAAATACTAACAGAGTTATGCATGCTTATTTCCTGCTCACTAGGGTTTAACTGCAAATTGGGAATTGGAAATGTTAGAATGTTATGATTTGTTTAATGTTGGTGCCCATGAAGTTAAGACCTAAAATGGTGGAATGTCAAATTACAGTTTCAAAGCCATTCAATTAACGGTTTATATAGAAGAAAATTGGGCACTGGCCTGATACGACACAGAGAGAAATGTTACGTACACAAAGACATGATAGATCtcccacacataaaaaaaaagtccaCTCAAATGCACCATCTTAGTTTTTCCAAAATTATCTCACATTTGATCATCCTTTTCCTTGTTAGGCCAAAATAAAGAAGGGGATATTGAAGGATGTTTGATGTATAAAAAAGACGGGGAAAGTTCAAATCCTTTGCTGCTTGAGTGTCGACTTCACCGTGCTTGGCAAAGATTGTTTGGGAGATAATTGATTGCTTATTTTGTGCTGGAAGGATGAGCTCAGCTCTGGGCCTGATGTTCGATGTTGACCAAAAAAAGCTTTGGCGCTGATGTTCGATGTTATTCACCCTTCATTCCATCTGTCCATTTGCATAGGTGAGTAATGCCCTACCTCCTCAGAAAAAGATTCAAAAACATGTGTGTTTGATTTCTTTGTACATATGTTTTATTGCATGTACAATGGAATCACATCATCTTTTTGTAATTTCTGTAACTGTCTCGGTCCCCTTATAGTCAATGGTAGGCCAAAAGTAAGCCtcaatgtttcattttcttCCACTGCAACCACTTATATAGTGAGTGTGACTTATCTGCTTGTTAGGATGCTGATCTTGTATTGCAACGAAGATCTTGTGCTGTAAAAGGAGTTATCAGTGTTTGGTTGCTACATGTATGTGCCAACTATATTAGCAAACCAAATGCAAGAACGCAAGGTCAGCAGGTGGCCATTCTTATACTCATCGGAAAACAGAAATCAGTACTGGACGGCTGTGATTGTGCGTGCAGATTATCGGGTGCAGAACCAACCAGCTGAGCTGGGGGAGATTGGACGGAAGTGCTGGTATTTACTCGATCGACAGCCTTGCTGACATGATATATCTCAAACAGTGTATAGCATTTTCTGGTGATTTCAAACAGCAGATGACAAATATTTCAAGTATGATGAACAATTAATTTACGATTTATTGTATTCTTGTGTTAAATTCCCACGTAGCAATCCCGTCTAAAATGACTGTTCACTTGAGGACGTATGATTGTTGTTTAGGTAAATTAGGAATCTTTCGGGATGTAGAATATCTTTCTTTTTATGCTTGTATTATTTGGAGAGCAAGTTATTCTCTTTTCTttaataaataaaggcacaaggctAGACACATACCTCTTGAAACCTTTCTTCGTCTCTTCTCTACGCCgcaccttctctctctctctcaattttggCCCTAAACCCTAAAGCCTACTGAAGTAATAATTGATTATAGTTGATGTGCGAGTCTCTTTGTCTAAAAGTTATACGTTAGGCTCACACAAATGCGAGCAAAAATATCTACGAAATGATGCTTTTGAATTAAGAAACGACttttttgaaccaaaaaaaaattatatttttgatcATGCGTGGCATTCTGGTGCAAAACTTGAGACGAAATTGAATGGAAATCTCAATTATGACTAGGATGGGTAAATACCCATTAGTTATAAGTAATCGCGGTTATCTGTCTATTTAAATTTGacggttacggttatgggtataaccgtttatccgTGAAATTTGAAtgaacggttatgggtattacccgcgGTTATAAACAGATACCCATttaactgtttattttaatatatgtaaaactaaaaaaaaaaaataataataataattagtttCTAACTATGTTTAGTATCTCGAGATATATTTGGTTGTAAAGGgtcatataatataatatatatatttatgccttacttcagaaaaaaaatatagttgGTGGAACGGACTAgtatttaatatatgtgattgaatgtgctaaaACATTAGATTTTTCGacagttttgttttggagtcttttgaagatttgaccaattcaagattatgattaccttgagcatTTAGAAACATTTTATCAGATGATGTgtacctatatatattattagaGTTGTTAGAGATTGAAGTGAAACGGGAGCCACGTattattctatttattttcttcattggTATCAAATCAGAGAAATGAACGTAGAAAGGGACAAATGAGGAAAACATGATTGTTACTTTAtgcttttcatctttttgtacTACCCATACGATAAAAGCATACGTCTCTTTTAATGCATGTAAAAGGCTTACacaccaaaacaataaaaatcaaacttctactatttaagcaatataattttgacttctattcttccattttccatccttagccatatgtgATTGTTTTCTTTATGTAGGTATTCACACCAATTTCACAACTGAAAtcattacttgagtatttatagtCTCAACAACTACTAATGTTAGTGAGaaacaattcaataattaattacaaaaaacaaaaaggcacaAATTTGTATTACTTGTAGGCAATTAAccccattatttttcttaaaaaaggcACAAGGTACGAAGAAATATCATCACAGTAATTCCCAAGCCTATCTTTTCTCTTTATGCAGCTCCACCtccacccctctctctctcctttatttaaatttaggcCACAACACATTGTTAAATACGCTCCTGACACTAAGCTAAGGAGCTGAATGCTTGTTTACTACAAAGTcgttcacaatattcatcaagCAATCCAAAGTAATCTATAAAACAtggtttcaatttcaatattttttcagCAATGATTTCATGAAACAttcaccatgaagcatgaactctaattttgcattttatttttttttcaaattatagaCTCATCTTAAATTTATTGTTCTTATAATTGTGGTGAATTGAATATGCGtgaataagagaagaaaaaaaatgagatttttcaAACCCTACATGCATGGGAGCTGCAGTCTGAAGCCGCGCTGCCCAAGCCACCAAGTCGTTCGTGCTCCAAAAGTCTAAGGTCCAAAACAAAGCCGTTTTGGATCACCTTTCTTACGGACCTGGGCTGTCTGCCGTCGACCTGCAACCCAATTGGGCATATGCACCAAACCGTCccacttgttttatttttcttttgggccttgttttatttttggctcGCATGAAATAATAAGCCCATGGGTTAGactttgtttttcacttttcctTCTTAGCCCAATAATTGAGTATATAATATGTTAACCCATTTACTTCTCCTTTGTTGCCCAGCAACCCAACAACCACTATTTTGAGCCTGCAAGCCACGACAACCCCATATTTTGGGTCGTTACTCAATCTTTTCACACATAGGTCTCGAAACTATTCCCGTTCACTACAAgtatatattgtgtttgtttgtaggtATCATGAACCTAGAGTTCGTACTTAAACTcgaacttgaagttttgaaaataagtgcCATAGAAATTCgaagtttcataaaacaatacacccataaAAATCTGAAGTTCTTGTAGGTgatttgttaggattacatgtagatgatacttttaaaaacaactgtaaaatttagtttgtgcaaattactttattgtctataattttattttgtgatagaagacaaaaatgttttttcaccctcttatagttgacagaaagagtttcattaatatgtggtttaaattaactTCTTCTTTACAAATCTGTTATGTgtaaataaactaacttgaaataggtccaattttatggaaagagatcctctccagatcccttccaccaaatccacccaattaatcaattcaggtcattgaaatttaatccaatagCTACAAATAGGGGGGCCCTTTAAAAGTtacaataactttagccgttagaCTAAATTTCAagcctttaaaagttataataattttagtcgttggactaaatttcaaggatccaaattaggtgattgggtggatttggtggaagagattcgGAAATGAtccatttcccaattttatggcctaacaattagattagtccaatttttagttattgtTTTTATATAGGTCCATGAATAGAACTTCATGTGTCAgcactttttgttgttaggttgatactttgcattgtgattactattttactctactatagctatttgatggaaaaagaaaaaaaagaaagaaaaaaaaaaaagatacgatcggtactttacAATTTATTCTCTTTGATGATAATCGCTAAAAAGATAGCGATTATCTTGTAAAGTAGTCGCTATTTTCATACCGAtcctttccttttcaattttttttttcagttttttatttttattttttattttgttaatgtttcttttatttctctgaccataacaacaaactatcatattcgtgttttcaaaatatattttttccgtgtaaaatatattataattcatttttaaacacttataatcaatgatttaaaacctaaatttaaagatatttttctattttctcactttaagaatcaataaaaaatagttttaggaccTAATAATCGGTAGGATCAGATCCAAAggttttgcaattttttcttAACTCCAGCGCAAGATATTTCTTAAagctaaaattttcaatttttttttttcataaaaaactgTGCTATAAGCCAAAGTTAGAGTTATTCTATTCGCACCAcatatttcctaaaattaatttggGACACTTTCAAAATTTTGGACACCTACAAATCTCTTGGAGGGCCTCGctattagttatattatttttctattttttttttcaactcaggTATCCTATTAGTCGGCATAAACCCAGATTTTAGCTAATCTTTTACAATataaactacctatcatataagtacttttacagtctaaattacatgtcatataagtacttgtacaagctaaactacctatcatattataatattagtcggcataaatttagatttcaactgatcttttataatctaaactaccCATTATATGTACTTTTACAGTTTGAACTACCtgtcatataagtacttgtacaagctaaactacctatcatattgTAATTACCTATCATGGTGGaataagtaattttacatgattctaacagtaagattacttgtagttctcataGCTTCATGCgaattcaaatttggatactAACAATGGCGTAGCCAGAAATTATTCGGTGGGTGAGCTAAGCAAAAATTATTACTACAGAATCAAGTTTTTAATCCTATGTTGCCTTCATAAAgttatataatagtaaaaaattGAATGTAGTAATTTGAAGCAAGAATTTTATGCTATGTTTTCTAGGTTTCTAGCCTTCAAAGTTTTtaagtgaataaaataaggaaccatttgtgtgacatcccacatcgcccaggggtgtgatccttaaatgtatattcccatccctacctagcacgaggccttttgggagctcactggcttcgggttccgtaggaactccgaagttaagcgagtagggggttagagcactcccaggatgggtgacccactgggaagttgctcgtgagttcccaaaaacaaaaccgtgagggaatggtaagcccaaagcggacaatatcgtgctatggtggtggagcgggcccgagaagtgatccgccccgggccgggatgtggcaattttggtatcagagccaatccctggccggaaatgtgccgacgaggacgtcgggcccctaaggggggtggattgtgacatcccacatcgcccaggggtgtgatccttaaatgtatattcacatccctacctagcacgaggccttttgggagctcactggcttcgggttccgtaggaactccgaagttaagcgagtagggggctagagcactcccaggatgggtgacccactgggaagttgctcgtgagttcccaaaaacaaaaccgtgagggaatggtaagccc encodes the following:
- the LOC137718057 gene encoding pentatricopeptide repeat-containing protein At5g65560-like; translated protein: MMRKPMAVICHAPEPFLFLLFKPFSSISSAAAAPFPLSNEPHDLSSLLFAILSRPNWQRHPSLKQLAPSISPSHVSSVFALNLDPRTALAFFNWIALKPGYKHTVHCHSSLLNILLPNGFLQVAEKIRISMIKASSSPQDALFVLKFLRELNGAGEFEFKLTLRCYNFLLMSLSKFSLLQDLKALYLEMLDDMVSPNLHTFNTMINAYCKVGNVAEADLYFSKIGQAGFHPDTFTYTSLILGHCRNKDVDSGYRVFKLMPQKGCQRNEVSYTNLIHGFCEADQIDEALKLFSQMGEDNCFPTVRTYTVLICALCKLGRKLEAMNLFKEMTDKGCEPNVHTYTVLIDSMCKENKLDEARNLLNKMLEKRLVPNVVTYNAMIDGYCKEGAVEAALGILALMESSNCYPNARTYNELICGFCKRKNIHQAMALLGKMLDRKLSPSLYTYNSLIHGQCKMGHFESAYRLLNLMKESGLVPDRWSYSSLLDTLCKRGRLEEAHALFDSLNEKGIKSNDVIFTALIDGYCKVGKIDDAHSLFDRMLAEDCLPNSFTYNTLIDVLCKEGRLKEALSLVEKMLSIGVKATTHTYTILIKQMLKEGDFDHAHRLLNQMVSSGNQPDLFTYTTFIHAYCGIGNVEEAEKLMMKMNEEGIIADSLTYTLLIDGYGRMRLIDCAFDVLKRMFDACCDPSHYTYSFLLKHLSNEKLTETKNNMVEIDLIPKVSLIDISDVWKTMDFDIALELFEKMAGHGCAPSTNTYEKLIVGLCKERRLEVAQRLYSHMREKKISPSENIYNSLLNCCCTLQKYGEAATLVDAMIEDGYLPTLESSTLLVCGLLDEEKTEKAKAIFRTLLLCEYNYDEVAWKVLFDGLLKRGFVNICSELISIMEKMGCQLHPQTYSMLIEGMDGP